One window of Streptococcus troglodytae genomic DNA carries:
- the dagK gene encoding diacylglycerol kinase — MDLRDNKQSQKKWKNRTLTSSLEFALTGVLTAFKEERNMKKHAVSALLAVIAGLVFKVSVIEWLFLLLSIFLVITFEIVNSAIENVVDLASDYHFSMLAKNAKDMAAGAVLVISGYAALTGLIIFVPKIWFLLFH; from the coding sequence ATGGACTTAAGAGACAATAAACAAAGCCAAAAAAAATGGAAAAATAGAACTTTAACTTCCAGCCTTGAATTTGCCTTGACAGGAGTTTTGACGGCTTTCAAAGAAGAGCGTAATATGAAAAAACATGCTGTATCAGCTCTTCTGGCTGTTATTGCTGGTTTGGTTTTTAAGGTATCAGTCATTGAGTGGCTTTTTCTTTTATTGAGTATTTTTTTGGTTATTACCTTTGAAATTGTTAATTCGGCTATTGAAAATGTGGTTGATTTGGCCAGTGACTATCACTTTTCCATGCTGGCTAAAAATGCGAAAGATATGGCTGCAGGAGCTGTTCTGGTCATTTCAGGATACGCTGCTTTGACAGGGTTGATTATTTTTGTACCAAAAATTTGGTTTCTGCTTTTTCATTAA